DNA from Aquibium oceanicum:
GAACCGGACCCTGTTGTCACCCATCATGTGACCACGCAGCATTCGGAGCATCTCCGGTCCGGCACGCTCGACAATGGCAACACCGGCCAGCAGAGCCGGCCGCAGTTGAAGCGGTAGGATCGGCTTTGCAGGTGTGGGCAGGTTCTCCTGTTGCTCGGCAATGACATGATCGAGGTCGGGGACGATTGCGCCCAGAACTCTGAACCGCCAAAGATTCTCTTCGCGCGGCGGTGGCCACGTCATCCGTCGCATCAGAAGAAGCCGGGCGATTTCCGATGGCGACGCCCAAGTGCGGATGTCGCGTTCGGCTTCATCATCGAGCAGCCTTTCGCCGTGGAGAGCTGCGGCGCAATACTGCCGGAAAGGGCAGGGGAGTTCGCGACCGACGGCATCCAGGAGTTGGCTTCCACACAGAGGGCACGTAATGCGCCACCCCAAAAGCTGGCTTCGCAGGATCGGCGCCGGTTCCGTATATGCCGGGCTGCAGCTCGTGCAGATCTGCGTTGGCCGCGCGGCGATGAGCCGACGCGATGATTGCGCGACATTTGTGAAGGCCATTCGACGAACCACGGCCGGTTCGGTGGCAAACATGTTGGCCAGGCGGATTTCCTGATCACTGCTCAATTGGAGATCGGTCGCGCGCAACGCGGAGGCCTCCGGCAGGCAATGCCTGAGCATGACAAGCGGAGGGACCGCGTAGAAGGCGGCATGGCGACTGATCCAGGAGGACAGTAGTTCATCAGAATGGGGCGGCAAGCACACCGGCAACTGCCGTGGCGGCGTGTTCTCGATCATGCGTATGCCGCCTCGGCATCGAACTCTGGCTCCCAGTTCTCGACTGCTTCGTCGTTGATGTGTTCGCGGCCGCTCTCGATGGCTTCGACGGCCAGGCTGTTGATCATGTGGAAGATGCTGGCGGTGATGCCCTCTGTGATCTGTAGGATCCGTCGCAGCGACTTCGGCGTAAGCACCGAAGGCCGACGCAGCGGGGTATTGCGCAGAATCGACGCTACCAGGGTTTCGAACTGTTCGTTCGCAGCCCAGCGGCTCAAGGTGAACTGCTCGAACCGTCGCGCAAGCTGGACGTCGCCGCTGATCGCCTCCCGTGCCTCGTTGACGCCGAAGCAGACCAGGGAGATCTGCAGACGATTGCTGAGGAAGCGGAGCGTATTCAGGACGATGCGTTGCTCGCGGTAGGATCCGGCGAGGATGTTGTGCACCTCGTCGATGACCAGCACCTGCACGCCGATCGCTTCCATGATCCGCAACGCCGCCTGTTCCATCTGGGCAATGTCGGCGCGAGGCCGCTGCGGCGCGCCGAGAAGGGTAAGCAGTTCAGCGTAGAACCGCCGCTCGCCGGGACGGCTAGTCATTTCCATGGCCAGGACCGGCGTCTTCAACGTACCCGTCAGAGGATTGAAACTCGACGGGTGCTCGTCTCGAAAGCGCTTCATGATCATGGTCTTTCCCATGCCGCTATCGCCGTAGATCGCGACCGAGGGCATGCGCGTGCCGCGCGGATGGTCGAGGAGCCCGCTTAGCCGGTCGAGCGCCTGCTTGGCGCGCGGGTAGAGAACCCAGCGGCGTGATCGTATCGCTCGAATGCGTCGCTCGTCAGTTTCGGCAAGCAGTGACGCAGCGCCGGCGGTCAGGTGGGAGATTCCATCGTTCATATTCACTCCAGCTCAATCTGTATCCTCTACAAAGGGTACAGGTTTGCTGGAGTCGACACCGCGGAGCGAGCCCCATCCCCGATCATCCACTTTCGATTTCGAAGAAGCCTTCCCGCGTCGCGCAGCCGCCGTTTTCTTGATGGCTGTTTCGACCAATTCTCGCTGTGCGATGGCGGTGCGGACGATGGCGCCGGTGTCGACTTCACGGCGGCCTTTCGCCAGAAGGGTGCGTCGGGCGGTAACTGCCTCGTGCAGTGTGATCGAAGGCAGGGTCACGTCGGCATAGCGCGCCTCCACGAAGTTTCCAGATGACCGCCGAATGAAGATGCGCGCCAGGTCGCGCGGATCGTACTTCACAAGCAGGCGGCGGTCAGAACGCCCGACGTCGGCGCTCAGCGCCGCCGACCAGTAGCGCAGGCCGAACAGATGGATCCCAGTCGGCCGCAAGGTGCGCTCCTGCTCAGGCAGGAAGGTTAGCCAGAAGCGGAGCCGATCCTGTGGCAGTCGAAGCGGGATATCGCCCTCGTGCTCCCGCCAGACCGCAATCGGCGGGCGGCCCAGGGTGCCGTGGATCGACTGATGGTAGGAGCCGACGATATCGAGTGCAATATAACGCTCGAGTTCACGCAGTGTCAGTGCCGCGTGCCGCTTTGAGTCGTACTCTCCCAGCTCCTGTTCGTTGCTGAATGTTGTCCCGGGCAGCAGGTGCAGCTTTCCCATCTGCGAGCCGATCAGACGCTCGATGTGACCGCCGAAGCGCGGCTCGCCCGGTGGCCGCCATTCGATTGCCATACCGGCATCCTCACAACCTCTCTTGAATGCACGGCTGCGGAAGTCGGCGCCGTTGTCGACGTGAACAGTGTCCGGCAGCCCAGCGACGGGCCACGGCTCCGTGACCTCGCGTTCTCTCAACCATGCCGATTTGTCGAATACGGAGTGTAGAAGGCACAGACTGGTGGACAGCCGGGACGGGGCATCCATCGTAAGATAGAACCCGGTCACCATGCGGCTGCAGACGTCCATCGCCAGTGTCAGCCACGGTCGACCGAGGGGCTGCCGGGTTTCCTCGTCGACGACGAAGACGTCGGCCTTCGTATGATCCATCTGGACGACTTCGAGGGGTCGGGACGCACCGAACACCCCGGGAACAGGCGTCGTCGCCTTGACGATCTTCTGTTCGCCGCGGCGCTGGGCACGCTTTTGCAGGTCGATGTCATCGAGGCGGGTCACTATCGTCCGGCGATGCGGTGGCTTGAGCCCCGCCGACATGCAATTCGCCTGCACGTTACGGACCAGCTGCGAAACCGTCGGCCGGGTCCGCTTCAGATAGTGTGAGTTGATCGTCGCGCGGATGATCTCTTCTCGCTTCTCGTCCAGGGTACGATGACCCTCCGGGCGCCCACGTTTGCGATCCACCAGAGACAGAACGGTCCCGCCGGCGCGGAACAGCTTGACCAGGCGGTATGCAGTTGCCTGGCTAAGGCCGAGCTCGGCCGCGAGTTCCGCAACATCTCCGGCCGTCGCGCCCTCAGGATTGCGTTTGAGAAAGCTGCGGATCGCGTCCGCACGCCGGCACGCTTCATCCCAAAGCGCCTCATCAATTTCGTCGGGAAATGGGTCGCTCATGAAGGCTCGCGAGTGAAAAACTCCGAGAGTCGGAATTCTCATGTCGCTTGGCACTTAATTGTAAGAATGCGCCGGCTTGGTCGAGGCTTGGCATTTAATTGTGAGAACCGCTGCTTCAGGATTCTCAAATTAAGTGCATCTGCGAAGACACGTTCGACCGGTGAGCTCGGGCTATTATGTTTTCGGCGGCGTCAGTGAACCGGACCCTGTTGTCACCCATCATGTGACCACGCAGCATTCGGAGCATCTCCGGTCCGGCACGCTCGACAATGGCAACACCGGCCAGCAGAGCCGGCCGCAGTTGAAGCGGTAGGATCGGCTTTGCAGGTGTGGGCAGGTTCTCCTGTTGCTCGGCAATGACATGATCGAGGTCGGGGACGATTGCGCCCAGAACTCTGAACCGCCAAAGATTCTCTTCGCGCGGCGGTGGCCACGTCATCCGTCGCATCAGAAGAAGCCGGGCGATTTCCGATGGCGACGCCCAAGTGCGGATGTCGCGTTCGGCTTCATCATCGAGCAGCCTTTCGCCGTGGAGAGCTGCGGCGCAATACTGCCGGAAAGGGCAGGGGAGTTCGCGACCGACGGCATCCAGGAGTTGGCTTCCACACAGAGGGCACGTAATGCGCCACCCCAAAAGCTGGCTTCGCAGGATCGGCGCCGGTTCCGTATATGCCGGGCTGCAGCTCGTGCAGATCTGCGTTGGCCGCGCGGCGATGAGCCGACGCGATGATTGCGCGACATTTGTGAAGGCCATTCGACGAACCACGGCCGGTTCGGTGGCAAACATGTTGGCAAGGCGGATTTCCTGATCACTGCTCAATTGGAGATCGGTCGCGCGCAACGCGGAGGCCTCCGGCAGGCAATGCCTGAGCATGACAAGCGGAGGGACCGCGTAGAAGGCGGCATGGCGACTGATCCAGGAGGACAGTAGTTCATCAGAATGGGGCGGCAAGCACACCGGCAACTGCCGTGGCGGCGTGTTCTCGATCATGCGTATGCCGCCTCGGCATCGAACTCTGGCTCCCAGTTCTCGACTGCTTCGTCGTTGATGTGTTCGCGGCCGCTCTCGATGGCTTCGACGGCCAGGCTGTTGATCATGTGGAAGATGCTGGCGGTGATGCCCTCTGTGATCTGTAGGATCCGTCGCAGCGACTTCGGCGTAAGCACCGAAGGCCGACGCAGCGGGGTATTGCGCAGAATCGACGCTACCAGGGTTTCGAACTGTTCGTTCGCAGCCCAGCGGCTCAAGGTGAACTGCTCGAACCGTCGCGCAAGCTGGACGTCGCCGCTGATCGCCTCCCGTGCCTCGTTGACGCCGAAGCAGACCAGGGAGATCTGCAGACGATTGCTGAGGAAGCGGAGCGTATTCAGGACGATGCGTTGCTCGCGGTAGGATCCGGCGAGGATGTTGTGCACCTCGTCGATGACCAGCACCTGCACGCCGATCGCTTCCATGATCCGCAACGCCGCCTGTTCCATCTGGGCAATGTCGGCGCGAGGCCGCTGCGGCGCGCCGAGAAGGGTAAGCAGTTCAGCGTAGAACCGCCGCTCGCCGGGACGGCTAGTCATTTCCATGGCCAGGACCGGCGTCTTCAACGTACCCGTCAGAGGATTGAAACTCGACGGGTGCTCGTCTCGAAAGCGCTTCATGATCATGGTCTTTCCCATGCCGCTATCGCCGTAGATCGCGACCGAGGGCATGCGCGTGCCGCGCGGATGGTCGAGGAGCCCGCTTAGCCGGTCGAGCGCCTGCTTGGCGCGCGGGTAGAGAACCCAGCGGCGTGATCGTATCGCTCGAATGCGTCGCTCGTCAGTTTCGGCAAGCAGTGACGCAGCGCCGGCGGTCAGGTGGGAGATTCCATCGTTCATATTCACTCCAGCTCAATCTGTATCCTCTACAAAGGGTACAGGTTTGCTGGAGTCGACACCGCGGAGCGAGCCCCATCCCCGATCATCCACTTTCGATTTCGAAGAAGCCTTCCCGCGTCGCGCAGCCGCCGTTTTCTTGATGGCTGTTTCGACCAATTCTCGCTGTGCGATGGCGGTGCGGACGATGGCGCCGGTGTCGACTTCACGGCGGCCTTTCGCCAGAAGGGTGCGTCGGGCGGTAACTGCCTCGTGCAGTGTGATCGAAGGCAGGGTCACGTCGGCATAGCGCGCCTCCACGAAGTTTCCAGATGACCGCCGAATGAAGATGCGCGCCAGGTCGCGCGGATCGTACTTCACAAGCAGGCGGCGGTCAGAACGCCCGACGTCGGCGCTCAGCGCCGCCGACCAGTAGCGCAGGCCGAACAGATGGATCCC
Protein-coding regions in this window:
- a CDS encoding TniQ family protein, yielding MIENTPPRQLPVCLPPHSDELLSSWISRHAAFYAVPPLVMLRHCLPEASALRATDLQLSSDQEIRLANMFATEPAVVRRMAFTNVAQSSRRLIAARPTQICTSCSPAYTEPAPILRSQLLGWRITCPLCGSQLLDAVGRELPCPFRQYCAAALHGERLLDDEAERDIRTWASPSEIARLLLMRRMTWPPPREENLWRFRVLGAIVPDLDHVIAEQQENLPTPAKPILPLQLRPALLAGVAIVERAGPEMLRMLRGHMMGDNRVRFTDAAENIIARAHRSNVSSQMHLI
- a CDS encoding TniQ family protein, yielding MIENTPPRQLPVCLPPHSDELLSSWISRHAAFYAVPPLVMLRHCLPEASALRATDLQLSSDQEIRLANMFATEPAVVRRMAFTNVAQSSRRLIAARPTQICTSCSPAYTEPAPILRSQLLGWRITCPLCGSQLLDAVGRELPCPFRQYCAAALHGERLLDDEAERDIRTWASPSEIARLLLMRRMTWPPPREENLWRFRVLGAIVPDLDHVIAEQQENLPTPAKPILPLQLRPALLAGVAIVERAGPEMLRMLRGHMMGDNRVRFTDAAENIIARAHRSNVSSQMHLI
- a CDS encoding Mu transposase C-terminal domain-containing protein; its protein translation is MSDPFPDEIDEALWDEACRRADAIRSFLKRNPEGATAGDVAELAAELGLSQATAYRLVKLFRAGGTVLSLVDRKRGRPEGHRTLDEKREEIIRATINSHYLKRTRPTVSQLVRNVQANCMSAGLKPPHRRTIVTRLDDIDLQKRAQRRGEQKIVKATTPVPGVFGASRPLEVVQMDHTKADVFVVDEETRQPLGRPWLTLAMDVCSRMVTGFYLTMDAPSRLSTSLCLLHSVFDKSAWLREREVTEPWPVAGLPDTVHVDNGADFRSRAFKRGCEDAGMAIEWRPPGEPRFGGHIERLIGSQMGKLHLLPGTTFSNEQELGEYDSKRHAALTLRELERYIALDIVGSYHQSIHGTLGRPPIAVWREHEGDIPLRLPQDRLRFWLTFLPEQERTLRPTGIHLFGLRYWSAALSADVGRSDRRLLVKYDPRDLARIFIRRSSGNFVEARYADVTLPSITLHEAVTARRTLLAKGRREVDTGAIVRTAIAQRELVETAIKKTAAARRGKASSKSKVDDRGWGSLRGVDSSKPVPFVEDTD
- a CDS encoding TniB family NTP-binding protein, with product MNDGISHLTAGAASLLAETDERRIRAIRSRRWVLYPRAKQALDRLSGLLDHPRGTRMPSVAIYGDSGMGKTMIMKRFRDEHPSSFNPLTGTLKTPVLAMEMTSRPGERRFYAELLTLLGAPQRPRADIAQMEQAALRIMEAIGVQVLVIDEVHNILAGSYREQRIVLNTLRFLSNRLQISLVCFGVNEAREAISGDVQLARRFEQFTLSRWAANEQFETLVASILRNTPLRRPSVLTPKSLRRILQITEGITASIFHMINSLAVEAIESGREHINDEAVENWEPEFDAEAAYA